A single region of the Chiroxiphia lanceolata isolate bChiLan1 chromosome 22, bChiLan1.pri, whole genome shotgun sequence genome encodes:
- the FAAP20 gene encoding Fanconi anemia core complex-associated protein 20 yields MGEEGAAKLRLKPRAAPPARGPETPPRRPTSADRRPWFEKEDLNEREKTWVLLLKDISQDLHCTNWDTVPSLPEFLEKGAEEGSPAQQEVFTAGMRDFPWVPFPPFHTEQCLNPKDFSSQSNESHTGWGQADKLPSVSPTAEETCRGTSTDRGKTAAGGGTKGISDLGASPEPRQLPGHTSSAQPLAQGSGRASSPRQHRAGAAQSRGGRREKGGKELQPQEGKVPAGQDRAVPAEEPPGSLPGAGSCEEKVENQSGGSSALDSCPMCLMQFSGTLSQLDIDGHLARCLSESAEDVMW; encoded by the exons atgggggaggaaggagcggCCAAGCTGCGCCTGAAGCCCCGCgcggcgccgcccgcccgcggccccGAGACACCCCCGCGCCGGCC GACGTCAGCTGACAGACGTCCCTGGTTTGAAAAGGAAGACTTAAATGAGCGTGAAAAAACCTGGGTTTTGTTACTGAAAGACATCAGTCAGGATCTGCACTGCACAAACTGGGACACAGTGCCCAGCCTTCCGGAGTTCTTGGAAAAG ggtgctgaggaggggagtccagcacagcaggaggtCTTCACAGCTGGAATGAGAGACTTTCCGTGGGTACCATTCCCACCTTTTCACACAGAACAATGTCTGAACCCCAAGGATTTCAGCTCCCAGAGCAACGAGTCACATACAGGATGGGGCCAAGCGGATAAACTTCCCAGTGTGTCACCCACAGCTGAGGAAACCTGCAGGGGAACCAGCACAGATCGAGGCAAAACTGCAGCTGGGGGAGGCACAAAAGGCATTTCCGACCTGGGAGCGAGTCCCGAGCCACGTCAGCTCCCTGGACACACgagctctgcacagcccttgGCACAGGGCTCTGGGAGAGCTTCCAGCCCTCGGCAGCACcgggcaggggctgcacagagcaggggaggcaggagagagaagggTGGGAAGGAGCTCCAGCCGCAGGAGGGGAAGGTTCCAGCGgggcaggacagagctgtgcCTGCGGAGGAGCCTCCTGGGAGCCTTCCTGGGGCCGGGAGCTGCGAGGAGAAGGTGGAAAACCAGAGTGGAGGATCTTCAGCTCTTGACAGTTGTCCCATGTGCCTGATGCAGTTCAGTGGAAC GCTCTCCCAGCTGGACATCGATGGGCACCTGGCCAGGTGCTTGTCTGAAAGTGCAGAAGACGTCATGTGGTAA